In the Palaeococcus pacificus DY20341 genome, one interval contains:
- the purS gene encoding phosphoribosylformylglycinamidine synthase subunit PurS, with product MKWKARIIVRLKEGLNDPEGRVIGKALKNLGYKIDELKVPKYFEVVFESDEPEKEVEEMCKRLLANPVIHTYEYEIESLGE from the coding sequence ATGAAGTGGAAGGCTAGAATTATCGTTCGCTTAAAGGAAGGATTGAACGATCCTGAAGGGAGAGTTATTGGAAAGGCACTCAAAAATTTGGGCTATAAAATTGACGAGCTAAAAGTTCCAAAGTACTTCGAGGTTGTCTTTGAGAGCGATGAGCCGGAAAAGGAAGTGGAAGAGATGTGCAAACGCCTGCTCGCGAACCCTGTGATACATACATATGAATACGAGATAGAGTCTTTGGGTGAGTGA
- the purL gene encoding phosphoribosylformylglycinamidine synthase subunit PurL, with the protein MFPHEEKLIRERLGREPNEVEKAMLEVMWSEHASYKSSRKWLKLLPTKNEHVILGPGEDAGVVKFDENTAIVVGIESHNHPSAVEPYGGAATGVGGIVRDILCMGARPIALLDPIRFGPLEKERNRYLFEYVVKGIADYGNRIGVPTVGGETEFDESLDNYTLVNVACIGLMSPEELVHSYVEESGLLLVLVGNKTGRDGIHGVTFASEELSENAEEEDRSAVQIPDPFTEKLLIEATLEALKTGKVKALKDLGGGGLTCASSEMAGKKGFGAIIYADRVPQREPNMNAMEVMISESQERMLFAVRKEDLNEITKIFEKYELEWVVVGETIEEPRYIVYWGDEKIADLPIGLLADVPIIEWEANPYSIEKDVETPEISVEEALIRVLSSPNVIDKEWVYRQYDHEVQGRTVLKPGLDAAVLKINDEYGLAFVSDGNPSYSYLNPYHGAMSAVVEAVRNLVSVGARPLALVDNLNFASPERPEVYWSFIETIKGLRDAAKAFSLAYVSGNVSFYNEVGNKPIKPTPVVAALGRVKLENITTMNFKSEGEMIGIVGITKKELGGSELYRVLGIDGGVAPKVELEREKKNAEGILKAIELGLVKAVHDVSKGGIAVALTEMALAGGVGFEVDISKVPVERELSPVEVLFSESQARFIVSFNKESLEKLRELFDEFAVIGEVKGEALLFKNKEEELTRLSLEKAQEVYNSLPKLLGE; encoded by the coding sequence ATGTTTCCTCACGAAGAAAAGCTCATTAGAGAAAGGCTCGGCAGAGAGCCGAACGAAGTTGAAAAGGCCATGCTTGAGGTAATGTGGAGTGAGCATGCATCATACAAATCAAGTAGAAAATGGCTTAAGCTTCTACCTACCAAGAACGAGCACGTGATTTTGGGCCCCGGAGAAGACGCTGGTGTTGTAAAGTTTGATGAGAACACCGCTATAGTTGTTGGAATAGAGAGTCACAACCATCCCTCGGCTGTTGAGCCTTATGGTGGAGCAGCCACAGGCGTTGGCGGAATTGTGAGGGATATACTTTGTATGGGCGCTCGCCCAATAGCGCTCCTCGACCCTATACGCTTCGGGCCCCTTGAGAAGGAGCGCAACCGCTATCTCTTCGAGTATGTTGTTAAGGGAATAGCTGATTATGGAAACAGAATCGGTGTCCCAACAGTTGGTGGGGAAACGGAATTTGATGAAAGCCTTGACAACTACACACTTGTGAATGTAGCATGCATAGGCCTAATGAGTCCCGAGGAACTGGTGCACAGCTATGTTGAGGAGAGTGGACTTCTCCTGGTTTTGGTGGGAAACAAAACGGGAAGAGATGGAATCCACGGCGTAACTTTTGCGAGCGAAGAGTTAAGCGAGAATGCAGAAGAGGAAGACCGCTCCGCGGTGCAAATTCCCGACCCGTTCACGGAGAAGCTTTTAATTGAGGCAACCCTTGAGGCACTGAAGACGGGCAAAGTTAAGGCACTTAAAGACCTTGGCGGCGGTGGATTGACGTGCGCTTCATCGGAGATGGCCGGGAAGAAAGGCTTCGGTGCAATAATTTACGCCGATAGAGTACCACAAAGAGAGCCAAACATGAATGCCATGGAAGTCATGATTTCAGAGAGCCAGGAGAGAATGCTCTTTGCAGTGAGGAAGGAGGACTTAAATGAAATCACAAAAATTTTTGAGAAGTATGAGCTTGAATGGGTTGTGGTTGGAGAGACTATCGAAGAACCGCGCTACATCGTCTATTGGGGCGATGAGAAGATAGCGGATTTGCCAATAGGCCTTCTGGCAGATGTTCCCATAATAGAGTGGGAAGCTAATCCCTATAGCATTGAAAAAGATGTAGAAACGCCGGAAATAAGCGTTGAAGAAGCTCTCATTAGGGTTCTCTCAAGTCCAAATGTAATAGACAAGGAGTGGGTGTATAGACAGTATGACCACGAAGTTCAGGGGAGGACTGTTCTAAAGCCCGGTTTAGATGCAGCAGTTTTAAAGATAAACGATGAGTATGGACTGGCTTTTGTGAGCGATGGAAATCCCTCCTACTCGTACCTAAACCCATACCACGGAGCCATGAGTGCCGTAGTTGAGGCCGTGAGGAACCTAGTGAGTGTGGGAGCAAGGCCTTTAGCTTTAGTGGATAACTTAAACTTCGCCTCTCCAGAAAGGCCCGAAGTTTACTGGAGCTTCATAGAGACTATTAAAGGCTTGAGGGATGCCGCTAAAGCCTTTAGCTTAGCTTATGTAAGTGGGAACGTGAGTTTTTACAACGAAGTCGGCAACAAACCGATAAAGCCAACCCCCGTTGTAGCTGCTCTCGGTAGAGTGAAGCTCGAGAACATCACTACAATGAACTTCAAGAGCGAAGGTGAGATGATAGGGATAGTTGGAATAACGAAGAAAGAGCTCGGCGGAAGTGAGCTCTACCGCGTTCTTGGCATTGATGGAGGAGTTGCTCCAAAGGTTGAGCTCGAGAGGGAGAAGAAGAACGCAGAGGGCATTTTAAAGGCAATAGAACTCGGTTTGGTGAAAGCGGTTCACGATGTGAGCAAAGGTGGAATAGCGGTGGCATTGACGGAGATGGCTCTCGCTGGGGGAGTGGGCTTTGAAGTTGACATAAGTAAAGTTCCAGTGGAAAGAGAACTCTCCCCGGTGGAAGTGCTCTTTTCAGAAAGCCAAGCTCGCTTTATAGTCAGCTTTAACAAGGAAAGCCTCGAAAAGCTCAGAGAGCTGTTTGACGAATTTGCTGTGATAGGGGAAGTGAAAGGAGAAGCACTGCTCTTTAAGAACAAGGAAGAAGAATTGACAAGGTTAAGCTTGGAGAAAGCTCAAGAAGTTTACAATTCACTCCCAAAGCTTTTGGGAGAGTAA
- a CDS encoding formate--phosphoribosylaminoimidazolecarboxamide ligase family protein yields the protein MIEREQILEVLKNYDKGNIIIGAIGSHSALDIADGAKEEGFKTLIVSQKGRHKTYAEYFKLKKTKDSLTKGFIDEVIILEKFGKIIDIQEELRKKNVIFIPNRSFVVYTGTDKVENDFLVPLFGSRNLLRSEERSEEKSYYWLLEKAGLPYPEPVEDPKDINELVIVKLPHAKKRLERGFFTAASYKEFREKAEKLIKHGVITEEDLTKARIEKYIIGPVFNFDFFYSPIDEEIELLGIDWRFETSLDGHVRLPASQQLTLQEHQFEPEYTVCGHASSTLRESLLEKVFDMAERYVEAAKKYYSPGVIGPFTLQTAVDKDLNFYIYDVAPRTGGGTNIHMAMGHPYGNVLWRKPMSTGRRIALEIKRAIELDELEKVVT from the coding sequence ATGATTGAAAGAGAGCAAATTTTGGAAGTTTTGAAGAATTACGATAAGGGAAACATAATTATTGGAGCAATAGGGAGCCACTCTGCTCTGGATATAGCAGATGGTGCTAAAGAAGAGGGTTTTAAGACGCTCATCGTGTCTCAGAAAGGCAGGCACAAAACTTATGCAGAATACTTCAAGCTTAAGAAGACGAAGGACAGCCTAACAAAAGGCTTCATCGATGAGGTAATAATTTTGGAGAAGTTCGGCAAAATCATCGATATTCAAGAAGAGCTGAGGAAGAAAAACGTTATCTTCATTCCCAACCGCTCCTTTGTAGTTTATACTGGCACTGATAAAGTTGAAAACGACTTTTTGGTGCCGCTCTTTGGGAGCAGAAATCTCTTGAGGAGCGAGGAAAGGAGTGAGGAAAAGAGCTATTACTGGCTTTTGGAGAAAGCCGGCTTACCTTATCCAGAGCCAGTTGAAGACCCAAAGGACATAAACGAGCTTGTAATTGTTAAACTCCCTCACGCAAAGAAAAGGCTTGAGCGCGGCTTCTTCACCGCTGCGAGCTACAAAGAGTTTCGGGAAAAAGCGGAGAAGCTAATAAAGCATGGCGTAATCACGGAGGAAGACCTGACTAAAGCGAGGATTGAAAAGTACATCATCGGACCAGTCTTCAACTTTGACTTCTTCTACTCACCCATTGATGAAGAGATTGAGCTTTTGGGAATTGACTGGCGCTTTGAGACGAGCTTGGATGGACATGTTAGATTGCCCGCCTCTCAGCAATTAACTCTACAAGAGCACCAGTTTGAGCCTGAATACACCGTTTGCGGCCACGCGAGCTCCACTTTGAGGGAGTCCCTCCTTGAGAAGGTCTTCGACATGGCCGAGCGCTATGTGGAGGCTGCAAAGAAGTACTACTCGCCCGGTGTTATTGGACCATTCACACTCCAAACGGCTGTTGACAAAGATCTCAACTTCTACATCTACGACGTCGCTCCAAGGACGGGAGGAGGAACGAACATTCACATGGCGATGGGACACCCATATGGCAACGTCCTCTGGAGAAAGCCAATGAGCACTGGAAGGAGGATCGCTCTTGAAATTAAGAGGGCTATTGAGTTAGATGAGCTTGAGAAGGTTGTTACATGA
- the purT gene encoding phosphoribosylglycinamide formyltransferase 2: MVGIRNEIGTPLTDSAVKILLLGSGELGKEIAIEAQRLGVEVIAVDRYPNAPAMQVAHKSYVGNMKDKDFLWSVVEREQPNAIVPEIEAINLDALFEIEKEGYFVVPNAKATWIAMHRERTRETLAKEAKVPTSRYAYATTLDELYEACEKIGYPCHTKAIMSSSGKGSYFVKGPEDIPKAWEIAKKKARGSADKIIVEEHIDFDIEITELAVRHLDENGKIVTTFPKPVGHYQIDGDYHSSWQPAEISEKAEREVYRIAKKITDALGGLGLFGVEMFVKGDKVWANEVSPRPHDTGMVTMASHPTGFSEMGLHVRAILGLPIPAIEENGVRMFPLLTPAATHVILSNQEGYAPRFRNVFNALSVPNTTIRFFGKPSAYKGRRLGVALAWDNDVQKAKKKAEKVAHMIELKARSGEWQSQEFIKKRHLL; encoded by the coding sequence ATGGTCGGGATAAGAAATGAGATAGGAACTCCCTTAACGGATTCTGCTGTTAAGATCCTCCTCCTTGGAAGCGGCGAATTGGGAAAGGAGATAGCCATAGAGGCTCAAAGACTTGGTGTTGAGGTTATTGCAGTCGACAGATATCCAAATGCTCCAGCCATGCAGGTTGCTCATAAAAGCTATGTCGGCAATATGAAGGACAAAGACTTCCTTTGGAGCGTCGTTGAGAGGGAGCAACCCAATGCAATAGTTCCGGAGATTGAGGCCATAAACCTAGATGCACTCTTTGAGATTGAAAAAGAAGGCTACTTCGTTGTGCCGAACGCTAAAGCCACTTGGATAGCCATGCACAGAGAGAGGACTAGGGAAACACTGGCGAAAGAGGCAAAAGTCCCCACATCGAGATACGCATATGCTACAACCCTAGATGAGCTCTACGAGGCGTGCGAAAAGATTGGCTATCCCTGCCATACGAAAGCGATAATGAGCTCGAGCGGAAAGGGCTCTTACTTCGTTAAAGGCCCTGAAGACATTCCAAAGGCATGGGAGATAGCAAAGAAGAAAGCTCGCGGTAGTGCGGATAAAATAATCGTTGAAGAGCATATTGACTTTGATATTGAGATCACAGAGCTAGCTGTTAGGCACCTCGATGAGAACGGTAAAATAGTTACAACTTTTCCAAAGCCTGTCGGCCATTACCAAATTGACGGAGATTATCACTCAAGCTGGCAGCCTGCGGAGATAAGCGAAAAAGCTGAGCGCGAGGTTTACAGGATAGCAAAGAAAATTACCGATGCGCTTGGGGGGCTAGGACTTTTTGGAGTTGAGATGTTTGTTAAAGGCGACAAAGTCTGGGCAAATGAGGTTTCCCCGAGGCCCCACGACACAGGAATGGTAACCATGGCATCCCATCCAACGGGCTTCTCTGAGATGGGACTCCACGTTAGAGCGATTTTAGGGCTCCCGATACCCGCAATTGAAGAGAACGGTGTTAGGATGTTCCCACTTTTAACCCCTGCAGCAACCCACGTTATTCTATCGAATCAAGAGGGCTACGCTCCAAGGTTTAGGAACGTTTTCAATGCATTGAGCGTTCCGAACACAACAATTAGGTTCTTTGGAAAGCCTTCAGCATACAAGGGAAGACGCTTGGGCGTTGCTCTTGCTTGGGACAATGATGTGCAGAAAGCAAAGAAGAAGGCGGAGAAAGTTGCCCACATGATAGAGCTCAAAGCTAGGAGCGGAGAGTGGCAGAGTCAAGAGTTTATTAAAAAGAGGCACCTGCTCTGA
- the purQ gene encoding phosphoribosylformylglycinamidine synthase I, giving the protein MPKFAVIVFPGTNCDFETVSAIKKAGGKAERVWYKQGLKDFDGVVLPGGFSYADYLRAGAISARAEIMEEVKALAGEGKPVLGICNGFQVLTESGLLSGALRPNKIPRFLCRWVYLKVSDTQTTFTKFYEEGEVIRMPIAHAEGNYYADDLGKVKIAFQYSDEKGNIIEEANPNGSLLHIAGISNEKGNVLGMMPHPERASDKWLGSEDGLKVFKSMVEYAKR; this is encoded by the coding sequence ATGCCCAAATTCGCTGTTATAGTGTTTCCTGGAACAAACTGCGACTTTGAGACCGTCAGCGCCATAAAAAAAGCAGGAGGTAAAGCGGAGCGTGTTTGGTACAAACAAGGCCTCAAAGACTTTGACGGCGTTGTTTTGCCCGGTGGTTTCAGCTATGCCGATTATTTGAGAGCAGGGGCAATAAGCGCGAGGGCAGAGATAATGGAAGAGGTCAAAGCTCTCGCCGGTGAAGGCAAACCGGTTTTAGGAATTTGTAATGGCTTTCAAGTTTTAACCGAGAGCGGGCTTTTGTCCGGAGCACTGAGACCTAACAAAATCCCAAGATTCCTGTGCAGGTGGGTTTACCTTAAAGTCAGCGACACTCAAACCACGTTTACCAAATTCTATGAAGAAGGGGAAGTCATTAGAATGCCAATAGCCCATGCTGAAGGCAATTACTACGCTGATGACTTGGGTAAAGTAAAGATAGCCTTCCAGTACAGCGATGAAAAGGGCAACATAATTGAAGAAGCAAATCCAAACGGCTCGCTCTTGCACATAGCGGGAATAAGCAATGAAAAGGGTAACGTCTTGGGAATGATGCCCCATCCGGAGAGGGCGAGCGATAAATGGCTTGGAAGTGAGGATGGGCTAAAGGTGTTCAAATCGATGGTGGAGTATGCCAAGAGGTGA
- the purD gene encoding phosphoribosylamine--glycine ligase encodes MKVLLVGGGGRENAIAEALVKSGAELYVVAKHVNPGIKRLCKNYGLVKETDVPKVLEHALKWGVELAFIGPEAPLERGIVDILEGKGIPTVGPSKEAAQLETNKAFARQIMEKYEIPGRKMFKVFTNVGEMREWIDNFGKPVVVKPLGLTGGKGVKVVGYQLKDNEEAKEYAKALIEKDGRVLVEERTDGVEFTFQVFTDGKKVIPMPLAQDYPHAYEGDVGPITGGMGSYSCENHLLPFVNKEDYEKAFETLKKIIDAMRKEGIPYKGILYGQFMLAKDEPKIIEFNARFGDPEAMNVLPILKTSLLEITEGIVDGALKKAEFEKKATVVKYLAPKGYPTDPIKGVNVEISEDKIREEGAKVYYASIDENFRMLGSRALAVVGIANSLEEAEKIASAGIKHVRGEIFYRADVGTKESVEKRVRIMNEIRGE; translated from the coding sequence ATGAAAGTCCTTTTAGTAGGTGGTGGTGGAAGAGAAAATGCTATCGCTGAGGCACTGGTTAAAAGTGGTGCCGAGCTTTATGTGGTTGCTAAGCATGTTAATCCAGGCATTAAAAGGCTCTGTAAAAATTATGGGCTCGTAAAGGAAACCGACGTTCCTAAAGTGCTTGAACATGCTCTCAAGTGGGGCGTCGAGCTGGCGTTTATAGGTCCCGAAGCACCTTTGGAAAGAGGTATTGTAGACATTTTGGAGGGAAAAGGAATCCCAACAGTTGGCCCTTCAAAGGAAGCAGCTCAACTTGAGACCAATAAAGCATTTGCAAGACAGATAATGGAAAAATATGAAATCCCTGGAAGAAAAATGTTTAAAGTTTTCACCAATGTCGGAGAAATGAGAGAGTGGATAGACAATTTTGGAAAGCCCGTTGTTGTAAAGCCCCTAGGACTGACAGGCGGGAAAGGTGTTAAGGTTGTAGGCTATCAACTTAAGGATAATGAAGAGGCAAAGGAGTACGCAAAGGCGCTCATCGAAAAGGATGGGAGAGTTTTAGTCGAAGAAAGAACAGATGGGGTAGAGTTTACATTTCAAGTTTTCACGGATGGAAAGAAAGTAATACCCATGCCATTAGCCCAAGATTATCCTCATGCTTATGAAGGTGATGTTGGACCAATAACTGGAGGAATGGGGTCATATTCTTGTGAAAACCACCTATTACCATTTGTTAACAAGGAAGATTACGAAAAGGCCTTTGAAACTCTCAAAAAGATCATCGACGCGATGCGTAAAGAAGGGATTCCCTATAAAGGCATTCTCTACGGTCAGTTTATGCTTGCCAAAGATGAGCCAAAGATAATTGAGTTCAACGCCCGCTTTGGAGACCCAGAAGCAATGAACGTTCTTCCGATTCTAAAAACTTCTCTCCTTGAAATTACAGAGGGAATAGTTGATGGAGCACTCAAAAAAGCCGAATTTGAGAAGAAAGCCACCGTTGTGAAGTATCTCGCGCCAAAAGGCTATCCCACTGATCCAATAAAGGGAGTAAACGTTGAAATCAGCGAGGATAAAATCAGAGAAGAAGGAGCTAAAGTTTACTATGCATCAATAGACGAGAACTTCAGGATGCTCGGTTCGAGAGCTCTGGCAGTCGTTGGAATTGCCAATTCTTTGGAAGAGGCGGAAAAGATTGCATCCGCAGGAATAAAGCACGTCAGGGGCGAGATTTTCTACCGCGCTGATGTGGGAACCAAAGAAAGCGTCGAGAAGAGAGTTAGGATTATGAATGAGATTAGAGGTGAATGA
- the purE gene encoding 5-(carboxyamino)imidazole ribonucleotide mutase — protein MKVLVVMGSKSDSHIAEKVTKVLEEFGVEHEVEVASAHRNPKKVEELAKKDYDVFIAIAGLSAALPGVIASHTTKPVIGVPVSAKLGGLDSLLSIAQMPPGIPVATVGIDNGKNAALLAIEILALKDENLKKKLEEYREKMRT, from the coding sequence GTGAAGGTACTCGTCGTTATGGGGAGCAAGAGTGATTCTCACATCGCTGAGAAGGTTACTAAAGTTTTAGAGGAGTTTGGTGTTGAACACGAAGTGGAAGTTGCTTCTGCACACAGAAACCCGAAAAAAGTTGAGGAATTAGCAAAGAAAGACTACGACGTTTTCATAGCCATAGCGGGCTTAAGCGCTGCTCTGCCGGGGGTTATAGCTTCTCACACAACTAAGCCTGTGATAGGAGTTCCAGTTTCGGCTAAGCTTGGCGGGTTGGATTCCCTATTAAGCATTGCTCAAATGCCGCCTGGAATTCCCGTTGCTACAGTGGGAATAGACAATGGAAAAAATGCAGCATTGCTTGCCATAGAAATCTTGGCTTTAAAAGATGAAAACTTAAAGAAAAAACTTGAAGAATACAGGGAGAAGATGCGAACATAA